In the genome of Photobacterium sp. TLY01, one region contains:
- a CDS encoding VOC family protein — protein sequence MKYLHTMVRVRDIEQSLAFYCDGLGLTLIKRNDYPEGRFSLLFLAPPDQPEAQLELTYNWDPEMYSEGRNFGHLAYEVEDIYALCEHLQSMGVTINRPPRDGHMAFIRSPDNISIELLQKGEALPAAEPWASMPNTGHW from the coding sequence ATGAAATACTTACATACCATGGTTCGGGTCAGAGACATCGAGCAATCACTTGCCTTTTACTGTGATGGCCTTGGATTGACTTTAATCAAGCGTAATGACTACCCGGAAGGCCGGTTTTCCTTACTGTTTCTGGCGCCACCTGACCAACCAGAGGCACAGCTGGAACTGACCTACAACTGGGATCCTGAAATGTATTCAGAAGGCAGGAACTTTGGCCATCTGGCATATGAAGTTGAGGACATTTACGCGCTCTGCGAGCATTTGCAGTCAATGGGCGTCACCATCAACCGCCCACCCCGTGATGGCCATATGGCGTTTATTCGGTCTCCGGACAACATTTCCATCGAGCTACTGCAAAAAGGTGAAGCTTTACCTGCCGCTGAACCCTGGGCATCTATGCCAAATACGGGACATTGGTAA
- a CDS encoding PLP-dependent aminotransferase family protein, with translation MTQAQHEQPSTEAKYRQVIRELALRIDRGVYQAGDKLPSIRQLSEQLTVSKNTMIRAYQELEAAQKIEAHPRSGYRVTMVPQPTPQAIQAPGFVDLLSLSRTILQQSPSSSLLPTGGAHPNTQFPAIASLYAEIGRHSRYQTHQPSHYLLPPGDEQLRKQLVTVNQWLGISTSPDEILITHGAQQGISMALQVLAKPGDTVIVDSPCYFGNLLLLESLGLKVVEIPSHPQTGMDLTHLSQALAQWPVAAILINPSFNNPTGAVMPRRERERFLSITAGIPVIEDDVFGDLGYSKRPPAIYSLDSDNRVIYCNSLSKTLDSRLRIGWMLAGQYQPRIEKRLLADNMGSLNLMQSAVAEFLKTGKYRTHLSKVRRYYQRNQRAFSQRLCAALDSYPWMAGRYHLYQPDGSFLCWLTLPEQADSYQLYQQALTAGISLLPGNMFCTQDQYRHCLRLSYAVFEENAHWHSGITKLAQLIAAHVKPLIDNSE, from the coding sequence ATGACACAAGCGCAGCATGAGCAGCCGAGTACAGAGGCCAAATACCGCCAGGTGATCCGGGAGCTGGCACTGCGAATCGATCGCGGTGTGTATCAGGCGGGCGATAAACTCCCTTCAATCCGGCAGTTAAGTGAACAACTGACGGTGAGCAAGAACACGATGATACGCGCGTATCAGGAACTGGAAGCGGCTCAGAAAATTGAAGCGCATCCCCGCTCCGGCTATCGGGTCACAATGGTCCCTCAACCGACACCGCAGGCCATCCAAGCCCCCGGTTTTGTCGATTTACTGTCCTTAAGCCGAACGATTTTGCAACAGTCCCCGTCATCATCGCTGCTGCCCACCGGGGGCGCACACCCGAATACCCAGTTTCCTGCGATTGCTTCGCTTTATGCTGAAATTGGCCGCCACAGTCGTTACCAGACCCATCAGCCAAGTCATTATTTGCTCCCGCCGGGCGATGAGCAACTAAGAAAGCAACTGGTGACTGTCAATCAGTGGCTGGGTATTTCAACCTCCCCCGATGAGATTCTGATCACCCATGGCGCACAGCAGGGGATCAGTATGGCATTGCAGGTGCTGGCCAAACCGGGCGATACCGTCATCGTGGATTCCCCCTGCTATTTCGGCAATCTGCTGTTGCTGGAATCACTTGGTCTGAAAGTGGTCGAGATCCCTTCTCACCCGCAAACCGGGATGGATTTAACGCATCTGTCTCAGGCTCTGGCACAATGGCCGGTCGCGGCGATTCTGATTAACCCGAGTTTTAATAATCCAACCGGCGCTGTGATGCCACGCCGTGAACGCGAACGTTTTCTCAGCATCACCGCGGGTATCCCTGTGATTGAAGATGATGTATTTGGCGACTTGGGTTACAGCAAACGACCACCCGCGATTTACAGTCTGGATTCCGATAACAGGGTGATCTATTGCAATTCATTGTCCAAAACACTGGATTCACGTTTGCGTATTGGCTGGATGCTGGCCGGGCAATATCAGCCGCGGATTGAAAAACGCCTGCTTGCAGACAACATGGGCAGTCTGAATCTGATGCAGTCAGCGGTGGCTGAGTTCTTAAAGACAGGCAAGTACCGAACGCACCTCAGTAAAGTCAGGCGTTACTATCAGCGCAATCAGCGCGCTTTCAGCCAACGCCTTTGTGCTGCCCTCGACAGCTATCCCTGGATGGCTGGCCGCTATCATTTATATCAGCCCGATGGCAGTTTTCTCTGCTGGCTGACGTTGCCCGAGCAGGCAGACAGCTATCAGCTGTATCAGCAGGCGCTGACAGCCGGCATCAGCCTGTTACCCGGCAATATGTTCTGCACTCAGGATCAGTACCGCCATTGCCTGCGGCTGAGCTACGCGGTATTTGAGGAGAACGCCCACTGGCACTCAGGCATCACAAAGCTGGCACAGCTGATTGCCGCACATGTCAAACCACTGATTGATAACTCAGAATAA
- a CDS encoding LysR family transcriptional regulator — protein MQIQDVDLRMLRIFVAIVECGGLSAAESRLNIGRSTISSHLSDLEVRLGITLCKRGRSGFEVTEAGRVTYQASLELLQQCEAFAATVASSKNELSGRVTIAMIDTLVNDPRCRVAQVIAGLKSRSNSLQFDINVCEAREVETSVVNGRSLVGIGVSRHPLRGLDYFPLHNETNYLYCGKGHPLFDCHPSEINTLLQQAEVITSNYMRDKETRNDALNYQNTAIAYHDEGIAHLILSGAFIGYLPEHYASAWVSKGLIQPILPEKYTYQIPVMLITLKNNSASPLAKALIQEIKRCHRTDS, from the coding sequence ATGCAGATTCAAGATGTTGATTTACGGATGCTGAGAATATTCGTGGCTATCGTCGAGTGCGGCGGTTTGTCGGCGGCGGAATCCCGTTTAAATATCGGTCGCTCAACCATCAGTTCTCACTTATCCGATTTGGAAGTGCGCCTTGGGATTACGCTTTGCAAACGTGGCCGGAGCGGCTTTGAGGTCACAGAAGCCGGCCGTGTGACCTATCAGGCCTCGCTGGAATTACTCCAGCAATGCGAAGCCTTTGCCGCCACAGTGGCGAGTTCTAAAAACGAACTGTCCGGCCGGGTCACGATTGCCATGATCGATACCTTAGTCAACGATCCACGCTGCCGGGTCGCCCAGGTAATTGCCGGATTAAAAAGCAGAAGTAATAGCTTACAGTTCGACATCAATGTCTGTGAAGCGCGCGAAGTCGAAACCTCCGTAGTGAATGGCCGCTCGCTGGTCGGAATCGGCGTCAGTCGTCATCCGCTCAGGGGGCTCGACTATTTCCCCTTGCACAATGAAACGAACTATCTGTATTGCGGCAAAGGCCACCCGCTGTTCGACTGCCACCCTTCGGAGATCAACACGCTGCTGCAACAAGCAGAAGTGATCACCAGTAACTATATGCGGGATAAAGAAACCCGCAACGACGCCCTGAATTATCAGAACACGGCCATCGCCTATCACGATGAAGGGATTGCGCATTTGATTTTATCCGGCGCCTTTATCGGCTACCTGCCCGAGCACTACGCCAGCGCTTGGGTCAGCAAGGGGCTGATCCAACCTATCTTGCCCGAGAAATACACCTACCAAATCCCGGTCATGCTGATCACGTTAAAAAATAACTCAGCATCACCCCTGGCCAAGGCACTGATTCAGGAGATAAAGCGTTGTCACCGTACGGACAGCTAA
- the htpX gene encoding protease HtpX produces the protein MKRIALFLATNLAVMLVFSIVLNIIYAVTDLQPGSLNGLLIMALLFGFGGSLISLFMSKSMALRSVGGMVIEHPRNETEHWLMETVARQAKQSGIGMPTVAVYDSPDINAFATGAKRDESLVAVSTGLLHSMTRDEAEAVLAHEVSHIANGDMVTMTLLQGVVNTFVIFVSRIIAGAVSGVSNNNEEGEGGSFMTYFIVSTIMELLFGFLASIITMWYSRHREFKADAGSAHLVGKEKMIAALERLKVSQESHLEGSMMAFGINGKKTLSELFMTHPPLEKRIDALRRGEHL, from the coding sequence ATGAAGCGAATTGCCTTGTTCCTGGCAACCAACCTTGCCGTAATGCTGGTATTCAGCATTGTGCTCAATATTATTTATGCCGTGACTGATTTACAGCCAGGCAGCTTAAACGGCCTGTTAATTATGGCGTTGCTGTTTGGCTTTGGCGGTTCTTTGATTTCCCTGTTCATGTCGAAGTCCATGGCGCTCAGGTCTGTGGGCGGTATGGTGATTGAACATCCGCGTAACGAAACCGAACACTGGCTGATGGAAACTGTTGCACGTCAGGCGAAGCAGTCTGGTATCGGGATGCCGACTGTGGCTGTTTATGACTCGCCGGATATCAATGCGTTCGCAACAGGTGCTAAGCGTGATGAATCTCTGGTGGCTGTTTCTACCGGGCTGTTGCACAGCATGACCCGTGATGAAGCAGAGGCCGTACTGGCGCACGAAGTCAGCCATATTGCCAATGGTGATATGGTGACCATGACCTTGCTGCAGGGGGTGGTGAACACCTTTGTGATTTTTGTCTCCCGTATTATTGCAGGTGCCGTCAGCGGTGTGAGTAACAATAACGAAGAAGGTGAGGGCGGTAGTTTCATGACCTACTTCATCGTTTCGACCATTATGGAATTACTGTTCGGCTTCCTGGCCAGCATCATTACCATGTGGTACAGCCGTCACCGTGAATTCAAAGCCGATGCTGGCTCTGCACATCTGGTTGGTAAAGAGAAGATGATTGCGGCTCTGGAGCGTCTGAAAGTCAGTCAGGAATCTCACCTTGAAGGTTCCATGATGGCGTTTGGCATCAACGGTAAGAAAACCTTGTCTGAGCTTTTCATGACACACCCACCACTGGAAAAGCGCATTGATGCGCTGCGTCGTGGTGAGCATCTGTAA
- a CDS encoding DMT family transporter — MLWSTGFIGARFGLPYAEPATFLFIRMALNILIFMVLLYLLNGQLPTGRARLHSMVAGVLIHGFYLGGTYYGIYLGMPAGLCALLVGLQPVLTAVLLVAMGQERLALSQWLGLVVGLMGITLVLQGNMSWQQEDHKVAAYLCAAIALLGITLGTLYQKRFCQQVDLVGGSVYQYLMAALLFAPVMMTMETMQVEWNLTFTLTLAWLVLGVSVTAVWLLLYMVRHGEASKVASTFYLVPPVTALEAWLAFNEIFDAMSAVGFMLAAMAVYLVMRKPKAAQPQEKALTSVQQES, encoded by the coding sequence ATGCTGTGGAGCACCGGCTTTATCGGCGCCCGTTTTGGTCTGCCGTATGCGGAACCTGCAACCTTTCTCTTTATACGCATGGCACTCAATATTCTGATTTTTATGGTGTTGTTGTACCTGCTGAACGGCCAGCTTCCGACCGGTCGCGCGCGGCTGCACAGCATGGTCGCGGGTGTACTGATTCATGGTTTTTATCTGGGTGGTACCTATTACGGCATTTATCTGGGCATGCCCGCGGGCCTGTGCGCCTTATTGGTTGGATTACAGCCGGTACTGACGGCAGTCTTGTTAGTCGCAATGGGGCAGGAGCGGCTGGCACTGTCCCAGTGGCTGGGATTGGTTGTGGGGCTGATGGGCATTACTCTGGTACTGCAAGGCAATATGAGCTGGCAGCAGGAAGATCATAAAGTGGCCGCCTATCTGTGTGCCGCGATTGCTTTGCTCGGGATTACGCTCGGTACCCTGTATCAAAAGCGTTTCTGCCAGCAGGTTGATCTGGTGGGTGGCTCGGTTTATCAATACCTGATGGCTGCGCTACTGTTCGCGCCGGTGATGATGACGATGGAAACCATGCAGGTGGAATGGAACCTGACATTCACCCTGACCCTGGCCTGGCTGGTACTCGGTGTGTCCGTGACTGCTGTATGGTTGCTGCTTTACATGGTGAGACACGGTGAAGCATCGAAAGTCGCCTCAACCTTTTATCTGGTGCCGCCAGTGACTGCGCTGGAAGCCTGGCTGGCATTTAATGAAATCTTTGATGCGATGAGTGCGGTCGGTTTCATGCTGGCTGCGATGGCCGTTTATCTGGTGATGCGAAAACCTAAAGCAGCGCAACCACAGGAAAAAGCGTTGACCTCTGTCCAACAGGAAAGTTAA
- a CDS encoding PQQ-dependent sugar dehydrogenase, translating to MRFKHLAFIGTLLSTLSFSVASAPSIVSTGSSEGMDYQLEKVTDGLSVPWGMTFIDPTTLLITLREGKAVLVDTRSGQQSALSGLPEIYTRGQGGLLDVLLSPDPMADGWLYFTYSKPVNNGSATTLARARLSGQTLTDWQDLLVSRSHSDASKHYGSRIAFDMKGHVFFSVGDRGNRPNGQDLTNHAASILRLNLDGSVPKDNPFYGQSGASAEIWSYGHRNPQGIAFDTETNRLWEIEHGPRGGDEINLILPGRNYGWPVTSHGKEYWGPLDVGESKEKAGIESPKKVYVPSIAPGSLMIYQGNAFPAWQGHLFAGALVLQHLNRIALNAQGTPVKEERLFEALNERVRSLAQSENGMIYFGTDNGNLYRIVPK from the coding sequence ATGAGATTCAAACACCTTGCCTTCATCGGTACATTGTTAAGCACATTGTCTTTTTCAGTGGCATCCGCGCCCAGCATTGTCAGTACCGGTTCCAGTGAAGGCATGGATTATCAGCTTGAAAAAGTGACTGACGGCCTGTCAGTTCCCTGGGGAATGACCTTTATTGACCCAACAACACTGCTTATTACACTGCGTGAGGGAAAGGCGGTACTGGTCGATACCCGCTCAGGCCAACAAAGCGCCCTGAGTGGTTTACCCGAGATATATACCCGGGGTCAGGGTGGTTTACTGGATGTCCTCCTGTCTCCCGATCCGATGGCAGACGGCTGGCTATATTTTACCTACAGCAAACCGGTCAACAACGGCAGCGCCACCACACTGGCAAGAGCCAGATTGTCAGGCCAGACACTTACCGACTGGCAGGATTTGCTGGTTTCCCGTTCACACAGTGACGCCAGTAAACACTATGGCAGCCGAATCGCCTTTGATATGAAAGGCCATGTGTTTTTCTCTGTCGGTGACAGAGGAAACCGCCCAAACGGGCAGGACCTGACCAATCATGCCGCTTCGATATTACGTTTAAATCTTGATGGCTCAGTACCAAAAGATAATCCCTTTTATGGCCAGTCTGGCGCATCAGCAGAGATCTGGAGCTATGGTCACCGCAATCCGCAAGGCATCGCATTTGATACAGAGACCAACCGATTATGGGAAATTGAACATGGCCCGCGGGGCGGTGATGAAATCAACCTGATCCTGCCGGGACGCAATTACGGCTGGCCAGTGACCTCACACGGTAAAGAGTACTGGGGGCCGTTGGATGTCGGCGAGTCGAAAGAAAAAGCCGGTATTGAATCGCCGAAAAAAGTCTATGTCCCTTCCATTGCACCCGGCAGCCTGATGATTTATCAGGGCAACGCTTTTCCGGCCTGGCAAGGTCATCTGTTTGCCGGTGCACTGGTGTTACAGCACCTCAATCGTATCGCCCTGAATGCGCAGGGAACGCCAGTGAAGGAAGAGCGACTGTTCGAAGCCTTGAATGAAAGAGTTCGCTCACTGGCGCAAAGTGAAAACGGGATGATCTATTTCGGTACGGACAACGGCAACCTGTACCGTATTGTGCCCAAATAA
- the bioD gene encoding dethiobiotin synthase yields the protein MSNTFFVTGTDTDAGKTVVTRTLIESSVRAGQRTAGFKPIASGSTLTAYGMRNADALFLQAASQPELQYEEVNPYTFEPPIAPHIAAKQAGISIDPVRLSEGLSKLKSKNDVVFVEGAGGWRVPLSDTMKLSDWVKQEEMAVILVVGVKLGCLNHAMLTAEAIQNDGLRLVGWVANLVDPNTHCYEDNLKYLETYLPAPKLGEIPYLPGIAKRDLTAYLNIDLLASPVSSS from the coding sequence ATGTCTAATACATTTTTTGTCACAGGAACGGATACCGATGCAGGAAAAACGGTCGTTACCCGTACTTTAATTGAATCCAGTGTCCGCGCCGGGCAAAGAACGGCAGGGTTTAAACCGATTGCCTCAGGCAGTACGCTGACCGCTTACGGGATGCGTAATGCTGATGCGCTGTTTTTGCAAGCCGCTTCGCAGCCCGAATTACAGTATGAAGAAGTGAACCCTTATACGTTTGAGCCGCCCATTGCACCGCACATTGCGGCGAAGCAGGCAGGTATTAGCATCGATCCTGTCAGATTGTCTGAAGGCTTATCAAAGCTCAAGAGCAAGAATGATGTGGTGTTTGTTGAAGGTGCCGGAGGCTGGCGTGTGCCGCTTTCCGACACCATGAAACTGTCTGATTGGGTAAAGCAGGAGGAAATGGCAGTCATATTAGTGGTGGGCGTGAAACTGGGTTGTCTGAACCATGCGATGCTGACCGCTGAAGCGATTCAAAATGATGGCCTGAGGTTGGTGGGGTGGGTCGCAAACCTGGTTGATCCGAATACCCATTGTTATGAGGATAACCTGAAGTATCTTGAAACGTATCTGCCTGCCCCTAAGTTAGGTGAAATTCCGTATTTACCCGGTATTGCCAAGCGGGACTTAACGGCTTACCTGAACATTGATTTGCTGGCTTCACCTGTCTCCTCTTCCTGA
- a CDS encoding LysR family transcriptional regulator has translation MNIYQKDLNLLVIFHILYQERNATRASERLTLSQPALSHKLNKLRYEFDDPLFVKAPRGLTPTPKAHAIAPEIRRLMNGLEQFYSELDTEDFLSRRDKVYIYSTDYMEQKLFARLIPHVQKHAPQLTLVTHNTGSKLPRAELENGQCDIAIAGFYTQLPDTFRQQKVASEKFAVLANRNHSRIGQELDLETYLSCQHIVTTLTGDLHGNVDRGLEKLGLRRQVVAGVSSFLSPARIIRHSDLIVTCLASLAKEAAQLDDGLEIYPVPFELPGVDIFQFWHERTHADPLRRWLREQIRAFLSD, from the coding sequence ATGAATATCTATCAGAAAGACCTGAATTTGCTGGTGATTTTCCACATCCTTTATCAGGAAAGGAATGCGACTCGTGCATCTGAACGTCTGACTCTGAGTCAGCCTGCTCTGAGCCATAAGCTGAACAAACTCCGGTATGAATTTGATGATCCTCTTTTTGTCAAAGCGCCAAGAGGATTAACGCCAACGCCGAAAGCCCATGCGATTGCACCTGAAATTCGCCGTTTAATGAATGGCCTGGAGCAGTTTTACAGTGAGCTGGACACGGAAGATTTTTTGTCCCGGAGAGACAAGGTATACATTTACTCAACCGATTATATGGAACAGAAGTTGTTTGCCCGCCTGATTCCACATGTCCAGAAGCACGCCCCACAGTTAACCTTAGTGACCCACAATACCGGGAGCAAGCTGCCCAGAGCAGAATTGGAAAATGGTCAGTGCGATATTGCGATTGCAGGCTTTTATACCCAGTTACCGGATACATTCCGGCAGCAGAAAGTCGCCAGCGAGAAATTTGCCGTACTTGCGAATCGAAATCACAGCCGGATAGGGCAGGAGCTTGATCTTGAAACTTACTTAAGCTGCCAGCATATTGTGACAACCCTGACAGGCGATCTGCATGGCAATGTTGATCGCGGACTGGAAAAACTGGGGTTACGCCGTCAGGTTGTTGCGGGTGTGTCGAGTTTTTTATCCCCAGCCCGTATTATCCGGCACAGTGATCTGATCGTGACCTGCCTGGCATCACTGGCAAAAGAGGCAGCTCAGCTTGATGACGGTCTGGAGATCTATCCCGTCCCCTTCGAGCTACCAGGTGTTGATATTTTTCAGTTTTGGCATGAACGGACACATGCCGATCCCTTACGCCGTTGGCTGAGAGAGCAAATACGAGCTTTTCTGAGTGATTAA
- the hutH gene encoding histidine ammonia-lyase produces the protein MFRYGVDQLNLDIVNGIADGSIKAELCEAALDKINASRRNVDIIAASDKAVYGINTGFGPLCDTQISPEETHLLQKNLLITHAVGVGEPIAKSISKLMLITKVHALSQGYSGIRLEVVQRMLAFLEKDLIPVVPEQGSVGASGDLAPLSHLFLPLIGEGEFWQGDNIVPAAQALRDNGLAPLELHAKEGLALINGTQFILSHAITALTKMRYLLDLADLAGAMSIEGMQGSGSPFREELHLTRAFAGNIEVAARMRRFFKDSQNMASHADCVRVQDPYSLRCIPQVHGASRNAFNHLKELAEIEMNSVTDNPIVISSEEAISGGSFHGQPLAMVLDYASIAAAELGNIADRRCYLLLEGLHGLPRLLTSSGGLNSGMMIPQYVTAALVTENKSLCFPPSADSVPTSMGQEDHVSMGSISGRKLNQILGNLEKILAIELMYAAQAIEFRRPNRCSDLIEENFTMIREKVAKLEEDRLLKPDIDAMIALVKTQAFKVN, from the coding sequence ATGTTTAGATACGGTGTTGACCAACTCAATCTGGATATTGTAAACGGCATCGCGGATGGCAGTATCAAAGCGGAACTCTGTGAAGCTGCTTTAGATAAAATCAATGCAAGCCGTCGTAATGTGGACATCATTGCCGCCTCAGACAAGGCGGTGTACGGCATCAATACCGGATTCGGCCCGCTGTGTGATACGCAAATCTCACCGGAAGAAACGCATCTTTTACAAAAAAACCTCCTGATTACCCATGCGGTGGGTGTGGGTGAGCCGATCGCGAAATCCATCTCAAAACTGATGCTGATCACCAAGGTACATGCCTTAAGTCAGGGTTACTCGGGTATTCGTCTGGAAGTTGTTCAGCGTATGCTGGCGTTCCTCGAAAAGGATCTGATCCCTGTTGTGCCGGAGCAAGGCTCTGTTGGCGCATCAGGCGACCTGGCACCGCTGTCTCACCTGTTTTTGCCCCTGATCGGTGAAGGTGAGTTCTGGCAAGGCGACAACATCGTGCCAGCCGCACAAGCGCTGCGTGACAACGGCTTAGCGCCGCTTGAGCTGCATGCCAAAGAAGGTCTGGCGCTGATCAACGGCACCCAGTTCATTCTGTCTCATGCCATTACCGCACTCACCAAAATGCGTTATCTGCTTGATTTAGCGGATCTGGCTGGTGCGATGAGTATTGAGGGCATGCAGGGCAGTGGTTCACCTTTCAGAGAAGAGCTGCACCTGACGCGTGCTTTTGCCGGCAACATTGAAGTCGCCGCCCGGATGAGACGTTTCTTCAAAGACTCCCAAAACATGGCTTCACATGCTGATTGTGTTCGCGTGCAAGACCCGTATTCACTGCGCTGTATTCCACAGGTGCATGGTGCGTCGCGCAATGCCTTCAATCACCTGAAAGAACTGGCTGAAATTGAAATGAACTCAGTGACGGATAACCCGATTGTGATCAGTTCTGAAGAAGCCATTTCTGGTGGTAGTTTCCATGGTCAACCGCTGGCCATGGTGCTGGATTATGCATCGATTGCTGCCGCGGAACTGGGTAATATTGCAGACCGTCGTTGCTACCTGCTGCTGGAAGGTCTACACGGCCTGCCGCGTCTGTTGACGTCATCCGGTGGCCTGAACTCAGGCATGATGATCCCGCAATACGTGACCGCGGCGCTGGTGACCGAAAATAAATCACTCTGTTTCCCGCCATCTGCCGACAGCGTGCCGACCTCAATGGGGCAGGAAGATCACGTGTCTATGGGCAGTATCTCGGGCAGAAAACTGAATCAGATTCTAGGGAACCTGGAAAAGATCTTAGCCATTGAGCTGATGTATGCCGCACAAGCGATTGAGTTCAGACGTCCGAATCGCTGTTCTGATCTAATTGAAGAAAACTTTACGATGATTCGTGAGAAAGTGGCCAAGCTGGAAGAAGACCGCCTGCTGAAGCCAGACATCGACGCCATGATCGCACTGGTGAAAACACAAGCGTTTAAAGTGAACTAA
- a CDS encoding type 1 glutamine amidotransferase domain-containing protein — protein MKVLMILTSHDKLGDTDHQTGFWLEEFTTPYYTLADAGAEITLASPKGGLPPIDPRSQDESSAVDSTRRYASDQVLQSALSHTFKLAEMDASEFDAVFYPGGHGPLWDLADDKDSIALIEQFYAQGKPVGAVCHGPAVFKSTRNTQGEPLVSGKRVTGFSNEEEAAVELTDIVPFLVEDMLKANGGLYVKKDNWQSHVVTDGLLITGQNPNSSQACAQSVLDALNAK, from the coding sequence GTGAAAGTTTTAATGATTCTGACCTCACACGACAAACTCGGCGACACCGACCATCAGACTGGCTTCTGGTTGGAGGAATTCACCACACCTTATTACACGCTGGCCGATGCAGGGGCCGAGATCACTCTGGCATCTCCCAAAGGTGGATTACCGCCCATTGATCCACGCAGTCAGGACGAAAGTTCTGCCGTAGACAGTACACGTCGCTACGCTTCAGATCAGGTGCTCCAGTCTGCTCTGTCACACACGTTCAAACTGGCTGAAATGGATGCGTCTGAATTTGATGCCGTTTTCTACCCTGGGGGGCACGGACCACTGTGGGATCTGGCAGATGACAAGGATTCCATCGCACTGATTGAGCAGTTTTACGCGCAGGGCAAGCCTGTTGGCGCAGTCTGTCACGGACCTGCCGTATTCAAGTCCACCCGCAATACGCAGGGAGAACCTTTAGTCTCCGGAAAACGTGTCACCGGATTTTCTAATGAAGAAGAGGCAGCGGTTGAATTGACCGATATTGTTCCTTTCCTTGTAGAAGATATGCTCAAAGCTAACGGGGGCCTGTATGTGAAAAAAGACAACTGGCAGAGTCACGTCGTTACGGATGGCTTACTGATCACAGGTCAGAACCCGAATTCTTCGCAAGCATGTGCACAAAGTGTGCTTGATGCGCTGAATGCAAAGTGA